A window from Synechococcus sp. RSCCF101 encodes these proteins:
- a CDS encoding NAD(P) transhydrogenase subunit alpha has translation MALNELLWVLLLGSLLGLELIGKVPPTLHTPLMSGANAISGITVLAALTLIARAGDRVPLLVLGAVSLGFALYNVVGGFLVTDRMLAMFSRRKPASSRSTKS, from the coding sequence ATGGCTCTCAACGAACTGCTCTGGGTGCTGCTGCTGGGCAGCCTTCTCGGCCTGGAACTGATCGGCAAGGTGCCGCCCACGCTCCACACCCCGCTGATGTCGGGCGCCAATGCCATCAGCGGCATCACGGTGCTCGCCGCGCTGACCCTGATCGCCCGCGCCGGCGACCGGGTCCCCCTGCTGGTGCTGGGGGCCGTGTCCCTCGGTTTCGCGCTCTACAACGTCGTCGGCGGCTTTCTGGTCACCGACCGCATGCTGGCGATGTTCAGCCGCCGCAAGCCCGCCTCCTCCCGCTCCACCAAGTCCTGA
- the trxB gene encoding thioredoxin-disulfide reductase, with the protein MGEQRPVDHAEAIENLVIVGSGPAGYTAAIYAARANLSPLLITGFQRGGIPGGQLMTTTHVENFPGFPDGVLGPELMDLMKAQAVRWGARLLEADADRIDCSSRPYSLEVEGRVIRTHALIVATGASANRLGLPHEEQFWSQGISACAICDGATPQFRSEELAVVGGGDSACEEAVYLTKYGSHVHLIVRSDRLRASAAMADRVRMNPAITIHWHQEVADVEGGAWLEALQLRDRRDGSLQSLPVRGLFYAIGHTPNTDLLSGQLELDQKGYIVTRPGRPETSLEGVFAAGDVADAEWRQGVTAAGSGCQAALAAERWLSHHGLATTIERRQADPAPAETPTSKPAATEETFDPEASWQKGSYALRKLYHDSDKPLLVVYTSPTCGPCHVLKPQLKRVLAELGGQAQGVEIDIEADQAIAEQAGVSGTPTVQLFMDKALKQQWKGVKQRSAFRDAIEALL; encoded by the coding sequence ATGGGGGAGCAGCGCCCTGTCGATCACGCTGAGGCGATCGAGAACCTGGTCATCGTCGGTTCCGGGCCCGCCGGGTACACCGCCGCCATCTACGCGGCTCGGGCCAACCTCAGCCCGCTGCTGATCACCGGCTTCCAGCGGGGCGGCATCCCCGGCGGTCAGCTGATGACCACCACCCACGTGGAGAACTTCCCCGGCTTCCCCGATGGTGTGCTGGGGCCCGAGCTGATGGACCTGATGAAGGCGCAGGCGGTGCGCTGGGGTGCCCGGCTGCTGGAGGCCGATGCGGACCGCATCGACTGCTCCAGCCGTCCCTACAGCCTGGAGGTGGAGGGTCGGGTGATCCGCACCCACGCTCTGATCGTGGCCACCGGCGCCAGCGCCAACCGTCTCGGGCTTCCCCACGAGGAGCAGTTCTGGAGTCAGGGCATCAGCGCCTGCGCCATCTGCGACGGAGCCACGCCCCAGTTCCGCAGCGAGGAGCTGGCCGTGGTGGGCGGCGGTGATTCGGCCTGCGAGGAGGCGGTGTACCTGACCAAGTACGGCAGCCATGTGCACCTGATCGTGCGCTCCGATCGCCTCCGGGCCAGCGCCGCCATGGCGGATCGGGTGCGGATGAACCCGGCGATCACGATCCACTGGCATCAGGAGGTGGCCGACGTGGAGGGGGGCGCCTGGCTCGAGGCCCTGCAGCTGCGGGATCGCCGGGATGGTTCCCTCCAGTCCCTGCCCGTGCGTGGGCTCTTCTACGCCATCGGTCACACCCCCAACACCGACCTGCTCAGCGGTCAGCTGGAGCTCGATCAGAAGGGCTACATCGTCACCCGTCCCGGCCGGCCGGAAACCTCGCTCGAGGGCGTCTTCGCCGCCGGCGATGTGGCCGATGCCGAATGGCGCCAGGGCGTGACGGCGGCCGGCAGCGGCTGCCAGGCGGCTCTGGCCGCCGAGCGCTGGCTCAGCCATCACGGCCTGGCCACCACGATCGAGCGCCGGCAGGCGGACCCCGCTCCGGCCGAGACCCCGACCAGCAAGCCCGCCGCCACCGAGGAGACCTTCGATCCGGAGGCCTCCTGGCAGAAGGGCAGCTATGCGCTGCGCAAGCTGTATCACGACAGCGACAAGCCCCTGCTTGTGGTCTACACCTCACCCACCTGCGGGCCCTGCCACGTGCTCAAGCCGCAGCTGAAGCGGGTGCTGGCGGAGCTGGGCGGCCAGGCCCAGGGGGTCGAGATCGACATCGAGGCCGATCAGGCCATCGCCGAGCAGGCCGGGGTGAGCGGCACACCCACGGTGCAGCTGTTCATGGACAAGGCCCTGAAGCAGCAGTGGAAGGGGGTAAAACAGCGCAGCGCCTTCCGGGATGCCATCGAGGCGCTGCTCTGA
- the infA gene encoding translation initiation factor IF-1 — MIETSGVIEKEQGNGFYLVTLEQPAGHQCLCRAAGKLTKFRIKLLAGDKVLVEISPYDLSRGRITYRERNANAGPRPGGNRPGGPRRR, encoded by the coding sequence ATGATCGAAACCTCCGGTGTGATCGAGAAGGAGCAGGGAAACGGCTTCTATCTCGTCACCCTCGAGCAACCGGCGGGTCACCAGTGCCTCTGCCGCGCGGCAGGCAAGCTCACGAAATTCCGCATCAAGCTGCTGGCCGGTGACAAGGTGCTGGTGGAGATCAGCCCCTACGACCTCAGCCGCGGACGGATCACCTACCGCGAACGCAACGCCAACGCCGGACCCAGGCCGGGGGGCAACCGCCCCGGCGGGCCCCGGCGTCGCTGA
- a CDS encoding NAD(P)-dependent oxidoreductase, whose translation MTHSSPAPAPVALLGTGHLGGAIGQRLLSCGHPLTVWNRTPQRAEALVTAGACLASTPAAAVASAGLVVSVLSDGSTTRDQLESCAPALKGRLLMQIATIAPQESRCLGRWLAEQGCEHLEAPVLGSKPEALAGRLLVMTAGPEAALRRADALVAALSEQPTHLGDWGQALIAKLALNQLIASLTHAFSLSLHLVQRSGVSVEAFMDVLRPSALHAPTFDKKLPRMLSGDYAGANFPLAHLNKDLTLFLQSAREAGLNAAGLTGLQQLLESPAARDAAGLDYSALHGLTAHQLAGMQP comes from the coding sequence ATGACCCACTCCAGCCCCGCTCCCGCACCCGTTGCACTCCTCGGGACCGGACACCTGGGGGGGGCCATCGGCCAGCGGCTGCTGAGCTGCGGCCATCCGCTCACCGTCTGGAACAGAACCCCGCAACGGGCCGAGGCGCTGGTGACGGCCGGGGCTTGCCTGGCGTCCACCCCCGCCGCGGCTGTGGCGAGCGCCGGGTTGGTGGTGAGCGTTCTCAGCGATGGCTCCACCACCCGAGACCAGCTGGAGTCCTGCGCCCCTGCTCTGAAGGGGCGTCTGCTGATGCAGATCGCCACGATCGCGCCGCAGGAGAGTCGCTGCCTGGGCCGCTGGCTGGCCGAACAGGGTTGCGAGCACCTTGAGGCTCCCGTGCTGGGCAGCAAGCCCGAGGCCCTGGCGGGGCGGCTCCTGGTGATGACTGCGGGGCCGGAGGCGGCTCTCAGGCGCGCCGACGCCCTGGTGGCGGCCCTGAGCGAGCAGCCCACGCATCTGGGGGACTGGGGTCAGGCGCTGATCGCCAAGCTGGCCCTCAACCAGCTGATCGCCAGCCTCACCCACGCCTTCAGTCTGTCGCTCCACCTGGTGCAGCGCTCGGGCGTGTCCGTCGAGGCGTTCATGGATGTGTTGCGGCCCAGTGCCCTCCATGCCCCCACGTTCGACAAGAAGCTGCCGCGGATGCTCTCCGGCGACTACGCGGGGGCCAACTTTCCGCTGGCCCATCTCAACAAGGACCTGACCCTGTTCCTTCAGTCCGCCCGTGAGGCCGGACTCAACGCCGCCGGTCTCACGGGCCTGCAGCAACTGCTGGAGAGCCCGGCGGCCAGGGACGCCGCGGGGCTCGACTACAGCGCCCTGCATGGCCTGACCGCCCATCAGCTGGCCGGGATGCAGCCGTGA
- a CDS encoding Re/Si-specific NAD(P)(+) transhydrogenase subunit alpha: protein MPTLLVTRESAAGETRVAVTPDTVRRYQSRGFAVKVEQGAGERSGFSDQAYAAAGAELVPPGLDSAWNEARVLPVVQAPPLKRLALLPEGALVVGLLNPHGNRALVDALNRSRLSAVAMELLPRISRAQSADALSSQANVAGYKAVLLAAAALDRYMPMLMTAAGTVQPARVVVLGAGVAGLQAVATARRLGAVVYVSDIRPAVKEQVESLGARFIEPPTQEEKPSESGGYARQASEAFLAAQRQQLADQLAQADIAICTAQVPGRQAPRLISDDMLEGMRPGSVVVDLAVAQGGNCAGSEPNTTVARHGVQVIGANDLPCTVPHHASALYARNVATLLESALKEGELVLDLEDQLIGDSLLVQDGSCRRDDIVPPNPPS, encoded by the coding sequence TTGCCCACGCTTTTGGTGACCAGGGAGTCGGCCGCCGGGGAGACCCGTGTGGCGGTCACGCCCGACACGGTGCGTCGCTACCAGAGCCGCGGCTTTGCGGTGAAGGTGGAACAGGGCGCCGGTGAGCGTTCCGGTTTCAGCGACCAGGCCTATGCCGCCGCCGGCGCCGAACTGGTGCCGCCGGGCCTGGACAGTGCCTGGAATGAAGCACGCGTGCTGCCGGTGGTTCAGGCGCCGCCGCTGAAGCGGCTGGCCCTGCTTCCCGAGGGCGCGCTGGTGGTGGGGTTGCTCAACCCCCACGGCAACCGGGCCCTGGTGGATGCCCTCAACCGCTCCCGCCTCTCGGCCGTGGCGATGGAGCTGCTGCCGCGCATCAGCCGGGCCCAGTCGGCCGATGCCCTCTCCTCCCAGGCGAATGTGGCGGGCTACAAGGCGGTGCTCCTGGCCGCCGCCGCCCTCGACCGCTATATGCCGATGCTGATGACAGCGGCAGGAACCGTCCAGCCGGCCCGGGTGGTGGTGCTGGGCGCCGGGGTGGCCGGGCTTCAGGCTGTCGCCACCGCCAGGCGTCTCGGTGCCGTGGTCTACGTCTCCGACATCCGGCCGGCGGTGAAGGAGCAGGTGGAGTCGCTGGGCGCCCGCTTCATCGAGCCCCCCACCCAGGAGGAGAAGCCGTCGGAATCGGGCGGCTATGCCCGCCAGGCCTCGGAAGCCTTCCTGGCGGCCCAGCGTCAGCAGCTGGCCGATCAGCTGGCCCAGGCCGACATCGCCATCTGCACCGCCCAGGTGCCCGGCCGCCAGGCACCCCGCCTGATCAGCGACGACATGCTCGAAGGCATGAGGCCGGGGTCGGTGGTGGTGGACCTGGCCGTGGCCCAGGGCGGCAACTGCGCCGGCAGTGAACCCAACACCACCGTGGCGCGCCATGGCGTGCAGGTGATCGGCGCCAACGACCTCCCCTGCACCGTGCCGCACCACGCCAGCGCCCTCTACGCCCGCAACGTGGCCACCCTGCTGGAGTCCGCCCTGAAGGAGGGGGAGCTGGTCCTGGACCTGGAGGACCAGCTCATCGGCGACTCCCTGCTCGTCCAGGACGGCAGCTGCCGCCGCGACGACATCGTTCCCCCCAATCCGCCCTCCTGA
- a CDS encoding NAD(P)(+) transhydrogenase (Re/Si-specific) subunit beta, translating into MTVSVAKIAIDLAAVLLLALGIKGLSKVRSARSANGLAALAMGLAVVGLLIQVQPPPVAWLWIAIGSAVGGFLGTLTARTVAMTAMPQTVALFNGCGGMSSLLVALGVALVPQGESLMAPVVEAVSIAISVLVGAITFSGSIVAMGKLQGWLSTPAWAQTRARHAVNIALAVAALIGLIATVVPIAGGAQADATAPIAALTLLVLASSLLGIGVTMPIGGADMPVVISLLNSYSGVAAAAAGFVVGSQLLIVAGAMVGAAGLILTKVMCDGMNRSLVSVLFGGALGGTAAASGGGGEYTNITSCSPEECALTLEAAERVVIVPGYGLAVAQAQHVLREVTNLLEQHGVAVDYAIHPVAGRMPGHMNVLLAEADVPYEQLKEMDVINPEFPATDVVLVLGANDVVNPQAKKDPTSPLYGMPVLDVQEATSVFVVKRGMSAGYSGIKNDLFELTNTSMVFGDAKAVLGTLLQELRELGVGKAAAKV; encoded by the coding sequence ATGACCGTTTCCGTCGCGAAGATCGCCATCGATCTGGCAGCCGTTCTGCTGCTGGCCCTGGGCATCAAGGGGCTCTCCAAGGTGCGCTCGGCCCGCAGCGCCAACGGTCTGGCGGCCCTGGCCATGGGGCTGGCCGTGGTGGGTCTGCTGATCCAGGTGCAACCGCCACCGGTGGCCTGGCTCTGGATCGCGATCGGCTCCGCGGTCGGCGGCTTCCTCGGCACCCTCACCGCCCGCACGGTGGCCATGACCGCCATGCCCCAGACGGTGGCCCTGTTCAACGGCTGCGGTGGCATGTCCTCCCTGCTGGTGGCGCTGGGCGTGGCCCTGGTGCCCCAGGGCGAATCCCTGATGGCGCCGGTGGTGGAGGCCGTGTCGATCGCCATCTCGGTGCTGGTGGGGGCCATCACCTTCAGCGGCTCGATCGTGGCGATGGGCAAGCTGCAGGGCTGGCTCTCCACCCCGGCCTGGGCCCAGACCAGGGCCCGCCACGCCGTCAACATCGCCCTGGCGGTGGCCGCGCTGATCGGCCTGATCGCCACGGTGGTTCCGATCGCCGGCGGAGCCCAGGCCGACGCCACCGCTCCGATCGCCGCGCTCACCCTGCTGGTGCTGGCCTCCAGCCTGCTGGGCATCGGCGTGACCATGCCCATCGGCGGGGCCGACATGCCGGTGGTGATCTCCCTGCTCAACAGCTATTCCGGTGTGGCCGCCGCCGCCGCCGGCTTCGTGGTGGGCAGTCAGCTGCTGATCGTGGCCGGCGCCATGGTGGGCGCCGCCGGCCTGATCCTCACCAAGGTGATGTGCGACGGCATGAACCGATCGCTCGTCTCGGTGCTCTTCGGGGGAGCCCTCGGGGGCACGGCTGCCGCGTCCGGCGGCGGCGGCGAGTACACCAACATCACCTCCTGCAGCCCGGAGGAGTGCGCCCTCACCCTCGAGGCGGCCGAGCGGGTGGTGATCGTTCCCGGCTACGGCCTGGCGGTGGCCCAGGCCCAGCACGTGCTGCGGGAGGTGACCAACCTGCTGGAGCAGCACGGCGTGGCCGTGGATTACGCGATTCACCCGGTGGCCGGCCGCATGCCGGGCCACATGAACGTCCTGCTGGCTGAGGCCGACGTGCCCTACGAGCAGCTCAAGGAGATGGACGTGATCAACCCCGAGTTCCCGGCCACCGATGTGGTGCTGGTGCTCGGCGCCAACGACGTGGTCAATCCCCAGGCCAAGAAGGACCCGACCTCACCCCTCTACGGCATGCCCGTGCTCGATGTGCAGGAGGCCACCAGCGTCTTCGTGGTGAAACGGGGCATGAGTGCCGGCTACTCGGGCATCAAGAACGACCTGTTCGAGCTGACCAACACCTCGATGGTGTTCGGCGATGCCAAGGCGGTGCTCGGGACCCTGCTGCAGGAGCTGCGAGAGCTGGGCGTCGGCAAGGCTGCAGCGAAGGTCTAG